One window from the genome of Leptospira broomii serovar Hurstbridge str. 5399 encodes:
- a CDS encoding SDR family oxidoreductase, whose protein sequence is MSLYFKDKVFLVTGASSGIGRSLAKELSKAGAVVGVVARRKDALKELKASVPNSDQMIILPADVTSETELKRVVEEFRKRVKRVDGFIHNAGVSMRALASEADFKVFRNLIETNYYPLVLLYKLLESDLRQTDGHVVAVSSIQGKFATQYRSGYAASKHAVQAFMDSIRLENAESGVHVLTVSPGFVKTDISVKALSADGSPHGIMDEGQKKGMEPDTVAKIVLKGIEARKRDLYPAGFKEKFGLFLSRFAPKTLDKLLLKSRVT, encoded by the coding sequence ATGAGTTTGTACTTCAAGGATAAGGTTTTTCTCGTTACCGGCGCGAGTTCCGGCATAGGCAGATCGTTAGCTAAAGAACTTTCTAAGGCCGGCGCAGTCGTCGGTGTTGTTGCTCGAAGAAAAGACGCGCTTAAGGAATTGAAAGCTTCGGTTCCGAATTCGGATCAAATGATTATTCTTCCTGCAGACGTAACTTCCGAGACGGAACTTAAAAGAGTCGTCGAGGAATTTCGTAAAAGAGTAAAACGGGTAGACGGGTTCATTCATAACGCAGGAGTTTCAATGCGAGCCTTAGCATCCGAAGCTGATTTCAAAGTCTTTCGAAATCTTATCGAAACGAATTATTATCCGCTCGTATTACTTTATAAACTTCTCGAAAGCGATCTTCGACAAACCGACGGCCATGTTGTAGCGGTCTCTTCCATTCAAGGTAAATTCGCAACGCAATATCGTTCCGGTTATGCGGCAAGTAAGCATGCAGTCCAAGCATTTATGGATAGCATTCGTCTGGAAAATGCGGAATCTGGAGTTCATGTATTAACTGTCTCACCCGGATTCGTTAAGACCGATATTTCCGTAAAGGCGTTATCTGCCGACGGCTCTCCGCACGGTATAATGGACGAAGGGCAAAAAAAGGGGATGGAACCGGATACAGTGGCAAAAATCGTTTTAAAGGGAATCGAAGCAAGAAAAAGGGATTTATATCCTGCCGGCTTTAAGGAAAAATTCGGTTTATTTTTAAGCCGGTTCGCTCCCAAAACGTTGGATAAACTACTCTTAAAAAGTAGAGTGACTTGA
- a CDS encoding DUF2889 domain-containing protein, with the protein MALSQLKQKIRFKDCGFQRRYESRYYWFPEESPPSCLIEASQRDSYHDMTLYMLINLTNMKIIDLDVEEDRVPYETCPQAIKTYSYLIGEEISYSKIMRKFPVDKTAGCLHINELLQNAAQSFSSAYAFFLKERNFPPELDEYRMYAGTLDARSRREIGRHWWMKDRGVRNSCFSFSAEHETAELKEQVKPLDSITAMMVKEFRGSRNDRESG; encoded by the coding sequence ATGGCGCTTTCGCAACTCAAACAAAAAATCAGATTCAAAGATTGCGGCTTCCAGAGAAGGTATGAAAGTAGATACTACTGGTTTCCAGAAGAAAGTCCGCCCTCCTGCCTCATCGAAGCCAGCCAGCGAGATTCCTATCACGACATGACTTTGTATATGTTGATTAATTTAACGAATATGAAAATTATCGATCTCGATGTGGAAGAAGATCGGGTTCCCTACGAAACTTGTCCTCAAGCAATCAAAACATATTCGTATCTTATCGGCGAAGAAATATCTTACAGTAAAATTATGCGCAAATTCCCGGTGGATAAAACCGCCGGATGCCTGCACATAAACGAATTACTGCAGAACGCAGCACAAAGTTTTTCGTCGGCCTATGCGTTCTTCTTAAAAGAACGGAACTTCCCGCCGGAACTGGACGAGTACCGTATGTATGCCGGCACTCTTGATGCAAGAAGCAGACGTGAAATCGGAAGACATTGGTGGATGAAAGATAGAGGAGTTCGAAATTCCTGTTTTAGTTTTTCCGCTGAGCATGAGACTGCGGAACTCAAAGAGCAGGTGAAACCTCTTGACAGCATTACAGCTATGATGGTAAAGGAATTCCGTGGCTCTCGAAATGATCGAGAATCGGGGTAA
- a CDS encoding M23 family metallopeptidase encodes MRNGILAFLLFSLFLWSPLIAETIEYCDSKNVCYTVEPGLFDGSIFLQAKGFPSDAFFTIYLVVSGSNVSTDPKTPISIVLHGSERKKAIDLIKIDPALSITPRVEFVSYFGKLNAIHDDSYVYHLPYEGKSWISVGYNSGNEHRGDAMYSLDFYMPEGTAILAARDGTVVETEDRFSVGKIDPTLIDKANRVIIAHSDGTVAIYGHLKKDGVLVKPGDRVVAGSKIGFSGNTGYSSGPHLHFEVYRPEENRRKKTFPTLFKTESGDAEFLTEENAYWQMTEPKFPGFPITDLDKLCFSEIAPVAETNSSCLDQVSLKKKFYVTMPIYKTGPYVFEAELFVSGQKKPTLTFSDKIPAGVTSVSWEFPPQTVKGKYSIRIRMNEIDIGTRIFQILP; translated from the coding sequence ATGCGAAACGGAATTCTGGCATTCCTATTATTTTCTCTATTCTTGTGGTCTCCATTAATTGCCGAGACGATCGAATATTGCGATTCTAAAAACGTGTGCTACACGGTCGAACCAGGTCTTTTTGACGGTTCTATTTTTCTTCAGGCAAAGGGATTTCCGTCGGATGCGTTTTTTACGATTTATTTAGTAGTATCAGGATCGAACGTCTCCACGGATCCAAAAACTCCGATTTCGATCGTTCTCCACGGGTCAGAACGGAAAAAAGCGATCGATCTTATCAAAATCGATCCTGCTTTGTCGATAACCCCGAGAGTCGAATTCGTTTCTTATTTCGGAAAATTGAATGCGATTCATGACGATTCCTACGTATATCACTTACCTTATGAAGGAAAATCCTGGATATCCGTGGGTTATAATTCCGGCAATGAGCATCGTGGAGATGCAATGTATTCTCTGGACTTTTATATGCCGGAAGGAACTGCAATTTTAGCGGCAAGGGACGGAACTGTTGTAGAGACGGAGGACCGATTTTCAGTCGGTAAAATTGATCCGACTCTAATAGACAAAGCTAACCGGGTTATCATCGCGCACTCGGATGGAACTGTTGCCATCTATGGACACTTAAAGAAAGATGGTGTGCTTGTGAAGCCGGGAGACAGGGTCGTCGCAGGTTCAAAAATCGGCTTTTCAGGAAATACAGGATATTCTAGCGGGCCTCACTTACATTTCGAAGTGTATCGTCCGGAAGAAAATCGACGAAAAAAAACGTTTCCAACATTATTTAAAACCGAATCGGGAGACGCCGAATTTCTTACCGAAGAAAACGCATACTGGCAAATGACTGAACCGAAGTTTCCGGGTTTTCCGATCACCGATTTGGATAAGTTATGCTTCAGTGAAATTGCTCCCGTAGCCGAAACAAATTCATCCTGTTTAGATCAAGTTTCCCTTAAGAAAAAATTCTACGTAACGATGCCGATTTATAAAACCGGACCCTATGTATTCGAAGCGGAGCTTTTCGTATCAGGACAAAAAAAGCCCACACTGACGTTCAGCGATAAAATACCCGCCGGAGTAACTTCAGTTTCTTGGGAATTTCCTCCTCAGACAGTAAAAGGAAAATATTCGATTCGAATTCGAATGAACGAAATTGATATCGGAACTCGAATCTTTCAAATCCTTCCTTGA
- a CDS encoding AEC family transporter translates to MSNFIIIGACFLAGFVARHWGRFPPDSHRSLNAFIISISLPCLEFVPLRHAVLDGNFLIFSVMPWFLFGVSILFFSILGKKFEWDESTKTCLYLSAGLGNTSFLGIPLVEAYYGKDGIPTAVVINQLGTFLALSLPGTYFGTKAMLRLKKESESVNLIKRLFSFPPFWGLLIVLASRPLVFPLPLEQAISRIGDTLTPLALFSVGYQLPRVGNVNYNLADAENPSGASSAPLVWGLVYKLLLGPFMVWFCFGSYYFFTDPTFRQAQPTYLRDFKILVMEAGMAPMITGSLLAAEWGLKPRLAVSLVGIGIPLSFVTTMGLYYLLEKWAWIGTIFFGP, encoded by the coding sequence ATGTCCAATTTCATAATTATAGGAGCGTGTTTTTTAGCCGGTTTTGTAGCGCGTCATTGGGGAAGATTTCCACCCGACTCCCACAGATCTCTAAACGCCTTTATTATTTCGATTTCGCTTCCTTGCTTAGAGTTTGTCCCATTGCGTCACGCGGTTTTAGATGGAAACTTTCTAATTTTTTCCGTAATGCCTTGGTTTCTGTTCGGAGTGTCCATACTCTTCTTTTCCATCCTGGGAAAAAAATTCGAATGGGATGAGTCTACAAAAACTTGCCTCTATCTTTCTGCGGGGTTAGGAAATACCTCTTTCTTAGGAATACCGCTAGTCGAGGCGTATTACGGAAAAGACGGAATTCCTACAGCGGTTGTGATCAATCAATTGGGAACATTTCTCGCGCTTTCTCTTCCGGGAACTTACTTCGGAACCAAGGCTATGTTACGCCTGAAGAAAGAATCGGAATCGGTAAATCTAATAAAAAGACTGTTTTCCTTCCCGCCGTTTTGGGGATTACTGATCGTGTTGGCTAGTCGCCCCCTGGTATTTCCGTTACCGTTAGAACAGGCAATCTCGCGAATTGGAGATACGCTCACTCCTTTGGCCCTTTTTTCGGTCGGTTATCAGCTTCCGCGGGTTGGGAACGTTAATTATAACCTCGCAGATGCCGAAAATCCTTCGGGAGCGTCATCGGCTCCTCTAGTTTGGGGTCTAGTATACAAACTCTTATTGGGTCCGTTTATGGTATGGTTTTGCTTTGGTAGCTATTATTTTTTCACGGATCCTACCTTCCGTCAAGCGCAGCCTACTTATTTGCGGGATTTCAAAATCCTAGTGATGGAAGCAGGCATGGCACCGATGATAACCGGAAGTCTTCTCGCTGCGGAATGGGGACTTAAACCAAGATTAGCTGTTTCCTTAGTCGGAATCGGAATACCGCTTTCTTTTGTTACGACGATGGGATTGTATTACCTCCTGGAGAAATGGGCGTGGATTGGAACGATCTTTTTCGGGCCGTGA
- a CDS encoding ankyrin repeat domain-containing protein, with the protein MDWNDLFRAVKTGNNGTLRALLEEATTRDGYAEEFPELRDSYGCGLLYWAIKEDNQEATKLLLEYGSDPNETSSRGETALLLALESEQLDLARLVLEYGADPELRDMDGNTPLSKAVSSGKLELVELLFEIPDSMPDIEGRNGEGYSPLLLAVDLGNYEIAEYLLKKNADPKKKNSEGRTILHLTALHNDFEILDLFSENQEVHTLLENRDQDGNTPLLLSALYDSVECLDRLIRWGADPLARNLSGKSAREEADRMKFHHTLKTIDTATVNLFFKAAAEGRTDIVERILSNGYEAEIRDAQGRTPLLLAVQAEKADLADLLVKNGASPYSKDKEGNSPIAIVEKSESPMLHQVFKQFLEPQEGEP; encoded by the coding sequence GTGGATTGGAACGATCTTTTTCGGGCCGTGAAAACGGGCAATAATGGAACCCTCCGCGCACTCTTAGAGGAGGCCACCACGAGGGACGGCTATGCCGAGGAGTTCCCCGAACTAAGGGATTCCTATGGATGCGGTCTCTTATACTGGGCTATTAAGGAAGATAATCAAGAAGCAACCAAACTTTTATTGGAGTATGGATCCGATCCGAACGAAACCAGTTCCCGCGGGGAAACGGCTCTTTTGTTGGCATTGGAATCCGAACAACTGGATTTAGCTAGACTGGTATTGGAGTACGGTGCGGATCCCGAACTCAGAGATATGGACGGTAATACTCCGCTCAGCAAGGCGGTAAGCTCAGGTAAACTGGAATTAGTCGAATTGCTTTTTGAAATTCCCGACTCCATGCCGGATATCGAAGGAAGAAATGGCGAGGGTTACTCGCCGCTTCTATTAGCGGTAGATCTAGGAAATTACGAAATCGCGGAATATCTTTTAAAGAAAAATGCGGACCCAAAGAAAAAAAATTCCGAAGGTCGAACAATTCTTCACTTAACCGCCTTGCATAATGATTTTGAGATACTGGACTTATTTTCAGAAAACCAGGAAGTCCATACCTTGCTCGAAAACAGGGACCAAGACGGAAATACTCCTCTATTACTTTCCGCTTTGTACGATAGCGTAGAATGTTTGGACAGGCTTATACGTTGGGGTGCGGACCCTCTTGCTAGAAATTTAAGCGGAAAATCGGCCAGAGAGGAAGCCGATCGAATGAAATTTCATCATACGCTTAAAACGATCGATACTGCGACCGTTAATTTATTCTTTAAGGCCGCGGCAGAAGGAAGAACGGATATCGTCGAACGCATTTTAAGCAATGGATACGAAGCTGAAATTCGGGACGCACAAGGAAGAACGCCTTTACTATTAGCTGTCCAAGCCGAAAAAGCGGACTTAGCGGACCTGCTCGTAAAAAACGGAGCTTCCCCCTATTCCAAAGATAAAGAAGGAAATTCTCCAATAGCTATCGTAGAAAAATCCGAAAGCCCGATGCTTCATCAAGTGTTCAAACAATTCCTGGAACCTCAAGAAGGTGAACCTTAA
- a CDS encoding LOG family protein, with amino-acid sequence MKPAICVFCGSRPGTDPKYLQAAEFVGHLLVSEGLDLVYGGATSGLMGTVADSVLEKGGKVIGVLPEFLSGKEIAHKKITELILVPTMHERKLLMYEKSVAFIALPGGIGTLEELVEVTSWNQLGVLSKPLGLLDVNGFFQPLLKQLDHMVLEGFLDPETRDSIEIHSDPDVLLERILKRIRLL; translated from the coding sequence ATGAAGCCTGCCATTTGTGTTTTTTGCGGATCTCGACCCGGTACGGATCCGAAATATCTGCAAGCTGCGGAGTTTGTCGGTCACCTACTCGTTTCGGAAGGTCTTGATTTGGTTTATGGCGGCGCGACCTCGGGCTTAATGGGAACTGTGGCCGATTCGGTTCTAGAAAAAGGCGGAAAAGTTATCGGAGTTCTTCCCGAATTTCTTTCCGGTAAAGAAATCGCTCATAAGAAAATTACGGAATTGATTTTAGTACCGACAATGCATGAGCGCAAATTGCTAATGTACGAGAAATCTGTCGCTTTTATTGCATTACCCGGCGGCATCGGCACGTTAGAAGAACTTGTGGAAGTAACATCTTGGAATCAGCTAGGCGTTCTTTCCAAACCTCTAGGGCTTCTGGACGTGAACGGTTTTTTTCAACCTTTATTGAAACAGCTGGATCATATGGTTCTAGAGGGATTTCTAGATCCTGAAACAAGAGACAGTATCGAGATCCATTCCGACCCCGACGTATTATTAGAAAGAATTTTGAAAAGAATACGTCTTCTTTAA
- a CDS encoding cation diffusion facilitator family transporter: MNFSSNRIKIFAGLLSLFTAGFLGAMKFWVGYAQDSLAVLASALDSGLDFLTSSVNLYALYQAAKPADSDHRYGYGKAEAIAGLFQSLLVAASGGWILFHAGEHFLNSNSKSEIPEISSFYVMFVSLALTGALILFQRSVVRKTGSLLVAADSLHYVSDLLGNLLVLFSVAVAMNTGWGWVDPLAGALVSLYLLKGAWSIFRNSTDILMDRDLSHEYRDSILRVVESRAPQVLGYHDLRTRSAGERRFLEFHLEMPKNLTLEDSHKILDSILDELKEEFPYTEVLIHPDPVEVNQSGRTLLDKEAPRFY, from the coding sequence ATGAACTTTTCCTCGAATCGAATCAAAATTTTTGCGGGCTTATTATCCCTTTTTACGGCCGGATTTTTAGGCGCGATGAAATTTTGGGTGGGTTATGCACAGGACTCGCTGGCAGTACTTGCATCCGCATTGGATTCGGGACTGGACTTTCTCACATCTTCCGTAAATCTTTATGCCTTGTATCAGGCCGCTAAGCCCGCAGATTCCGATCATCGCTACGGTTATGGAAAGGCGGAGGCGATTGCGGGCCTATTTCAAAGCCTTCTAGTCGCCGCCTCCGGCGGTTGGATTCTCTTCCATGCAGGAGAACATTTTCTGAATTCGAATTCGAAGTCGGAGATTCCGGAAATTTCTTCTTTCTACGTAATGTTTGTTTCTCTCGCGTTAACCGGTGCATTGATTCTCTTTCAAAGATCCGTAGTTCGTAAGACTGGATCGCTTTTAGTCGCAGCGGATAGTCTACATTATGTTTCGGACTTATTGGGAAACCTACTGGTATTGTTCTCCGTTGCGGTAGCGATGAATACCGGCTGGGGCTGGGTAGACCCTTTGGCAGGCGCGCTAGTTTCTTTGTATTTACTCAAGGGGGCCTGGAGTATTTTCCGAAATAGTACGGATATTCTAATGGATCGCGATCTTTCTCACGAATATCGGGATTCGATTTTACGAGTCGTGGAGAGTAGGGCACCACAAGTACTTGGATATCATGATTTGAGAACTCGCTCGGCGGGGGAGCGTCGATTCTTGGAATTCCATTTGGAAATGCCTAAGAATCTAACCCTAGAAGATAGTCATAAAATTTTGGACTCGATTTTAGACGAGTTGAAGGAAGAATTCCCTTATACGGAAGTTCTTATTCATCCTGATCCTGTCGAAGTGAATCAAAGCGGTCGAACCCTATTGGATAAGGAAGCGCCTCGCTTTTATTAA
- a CDS encoding LA_2444/LA_4059 family outer membrane protein yields the protein MKPILRTILVFLMVLQVFIIAPIYAQGANDKIPDPDALEREADDLEYQAGRSQNPVERRKLAQLAVDKRRQAVDARNAIQDRELTKPFDAATFELQSVAMQSTWESESLARNKNIGSNTTSALLNYSGIYQTALNAANGLGANPNLLNNNMTLYSSPQGNTRTAYPIRLSYLNKNRNFGIEVNYLDVRMKPSYTTFDGVHSTSNLPAIQFHSAEYKRQDYSLNLAWYFPTGTGARIGPSIGVRNVDIYSKEYGNIPGNYGFGSMSEKSTGLGPQAGFRIFKNLLTNVMIHARFDYFRTLGHYDRNSQGTIIGIGGNPYLLTTGPTGNVKDNLLSRTGYEIDAGISLLRTRWLKFTVGFQYTEMTSRVSGYNYNASVFPGAPGDGLFLNQVSKTLDQASSIQALQKDVHDKFYGFYFGASLLL from the coding sequence TTGAAACCAATCCTAAGAACTATTCTCGTTTTCCTGATGGTACTTCAGGTATTTATAATCGCTCCCATTTACGCTCAAGGCGCTAACGATAAAATACCGGATCCGGATGCATTAGAGCGGGAAGCGGATGACCTGGAGTACCAAGCTGGTCGTTCGCAAAACCCTGTAGAAAGAAGAAAACTGGCGCAGTTAGCCGTGGACAAACGTAGACAAGCTGTGGATGCAAGAAATGCCATCCAGGATCGGGAATTAACCAAACCGTTCGATGCTGCGACATTTGAATTGCAGTCCGTCGCGATGCAATCAACTTGGGAATCGGAAAGTCTCGCCCGAAATAAGAATATAGGCTCGAATACTACAAGTGCGCTACTCAATTATTCCGGAATATACCAAACTGCTTTGAATGCAGCTAACGGGTTAGGAGCGAATCCGAATCTATTAAATAACAATATGACTCTTTACTCGAGCCCGCAAGGTAATACGAGAACTGCATACCCGATTCGACTTTCTTATCTAAATAAAAACCGAAACTTCGGAATTGAAGTGAACTATTTAGACGTAAGAATGAAACCTTCTTATACTACTTTTGACGGAGTACATTCAACATCCAATTTACCTGCGATTCAATTTCACTCTGCCGAATATAAACGTCAGGATTATTCTTTAAACCTCGCTTGGTATTTTCCAACCGGAACCGGGGCGAGAATCGGTCCTTCGATCGGAGTTCGGAACGTTGACATCTATTCTAAGGAATATGGAAACATACCGGGAAATTACGGATTCGGCTCCATGTCGGAAAAATCGACCGGTCTTGGACCTCAAGCAGGTTTCAGAATTTTTAAAAATCTATTAACGAACGTGATGATTCACGCTCGATTCGATTATTTTAGAACGCTAGGTCATTATGATCGAAATAGCCAAGGAACGATCATCGGAATCGGAGGGAATCCCTATCTTCTCACGACCGGACCTACGGGAAACGTAAAAGATAATCTACTTTCAAGGACCGGATACGAAATCGATGCCGGCATTTCCTTGTTGAGAACGAGATGGCTAAAGTTTACCGTCGGGTTTCAATATACCGAAATGACATCTAGAGTCAGCGGTTATAATTATAATGCATCGGTCTTTCCAGGCGCTCCCGGTGACGGATTGTTTCTAAATCAGGTTTCCAAAACATTGGATCAGGCGTCCTCGATTCAAGCCCTACAAAAGGATGTGCACGATAAATTCTATGGATTTTATTTCGGAGCTTCTTTGCTCCTTTAA
- a CDS encoding DUF6580 family putative transport protein, translating into MTQSRNIVAVVLLALAVLSRFLPHLPNFTPVLAISLFGGVYFTNRWVALLLPLGIMMISDAVIGFHSLVPVVYGMFILFAIAGRQLRENLTVGRLAITGLGGSVLFFLVTNFFVWLTSGMYSLDLGGLVTCYIAAIPFFQNSLLGDLVYIPLLFGSFYLMERSGVVPSEQAA; encoded by the coding sequence ATGACTCAATCCAGAAATATCGTTGCTGTTGTTCTTCTTGCTTTAGCGGTACTGAGCCGCTTTCTTCCCCATTTACCGAATTTTACTCCTGTTCTGGCCATCTCATTATTTGGTGGAGTATATTTCACGAATCGTTGGGTGGCTCTTCTCTTACCCTTAGGAATTATGATGATTAGCGACGCGGTGATCGGCTTTCACTCATTAGTGCCTGTTGTTTACGGAATGTTTATCCTGTTCGCTATCGCAGGACGTCAGTTACGCGAAAATCTAACGGTGGGAAGATTGGCGATCACCGGTTTGGGTGGATCCGTTTTATTCTTTTTAGTTACCAATTTTTTTGTATGGTTAACGTCGGGAATGTATTCGTTGGATCTTGGCGGACTCGTAACATGTTATATTGCGGCGATTCCTTTTTTCCAAAACTCGCTATTGGGTGATTTGGTTTATATTCCCTTACTCTTCGGCTCGTTTTATTTAATGGAACGTTCCGGGGTTGTTCCTTCCGAGCAAGCAGCTTAA
- the mazG gene encoding nucleoside triphosphate pyrophosphohydrolase, with amino-acid sequence MKAPNPNDFPNAVEYLRDITAKLRSPDGCPWDRAQTHLTLVPYILEESHEVVDALLNENDEHIREELGDLLFQIVLHAQIASERGAFTFEDIANDVSEKLVLRHPHVFDPENSRFESADEVVANWDRLKEKEKQSRGKNGNNRVDKKSSVLNGVPETFPSLLKAEKLQKKAAKAGFDWPDLKGVEEKLREELDEFLAEIKAAPEISANQVRIEDELGDFFFSIVNLARKLGISSESALTRTNLKFKSRINFIEEELAKQGKKFSETPLELLDEIWNRAKIELKIESDDPIESRKNSTLLTIRELSSYLIWKETSENDWPKSYLFSYQSDEYRLIFSGFGSLTLLPLQDPWGRKGQPIFYLNLGEEIFERPIWQDLEGVSYTKVESIYEGILKAIQSYKEILK; translated from the coding sequence ATGAAAGCCCCGAATCCTAACGATTTTCCGAATGCTGTAGAGTATCTCCGCGACATAACGGCAAAGCTTAGAAGTCCGGACGGATGTCCATGGGATCGAGCGCAAACTCATCTCACTTTAGTGCCCTACATTTTAGAGGAATCTCACGAGGTAGTAGATGCGCTTCTAAATGAGAACGATGAACACATAAGAGAAGAGTTGGGAGACCTACTTTTCCAAATCGTTCTCCATGCTCAAATCGCTTCGGAGCGAGGAGCCTTTACTTTCGAGGACATTGCGAACGATGTTTCCGAAAAACTCGTTTTAAGACATCCGCATGTCTTTGATCCTGAAAATTCTAGATTCGAGTCGGCGGATGAAGTCGTCGCAAATTGGGATAGGCTAAAGGAAAAAGAAAAGCAATCGAGAGGGAAGAACGGCAATAATAGAGTCGATAAGAAATCATCCGTTCTTAATGGAGTACCGGAAACGTTTCCATCTTTGCTGAAAGCTGAAAAACTCCAAAAGAAGGCGGCAAAGGCCGGATTTGATTGGCCCGATCTAAAAGGAGTCGAAGAAAAACTTCGCGAGGAGCTCGACGAGTTTCTTGCGGAAATCAAAGCGGCACCGGAAATTTCCGCTAATCAAGTTCGGATAGAAGACGAGTTGGGCGACTTCTTTTTTAGCATCGTAAATCTCGCGAGAAAACTTGGCATATCTTCGGAGTCGGCTTTAACCCGAACGAATTTGAAATTTAAGAGTAGGATCAACTTCATCGAAGAAGAGCTTGCCAAGCAGGGAAAAAAATTTTCCGAAACGCCTCTCGAGCTGTTGGACGAAATTTGGAATCGAGCTAAAATCGAATTGAAAATCGAATCCGACGATCCTATTGAATCCAGAAAAAATTCCACACTCTTAACCATTCGGGAACTTTCCTCGTATCTTATTTGGAAGGAAACTTCCGAAAACGATTGGCCTAAATCGTATCTGTTCTCTTATCAATCCGACGAATATCGACTTATTTTTTCCGGATTCGGTTCCTTAACTCTGCTCCCATTGCAGGACCCCTGGGGAAGAAAAGGACAGCCGATTTTCTACCTAAATTTGGGAGAAGAAATTTTCGAACGACCAATTTGGCAGGATTTAGAAGGAGTTTCGTACACCAAGGTTGAATCGATATACGAAGGCATACTTAAGGCAATCCAATCTTATAAGGAAATTCTAAAGTAA
- a CDS encoding response regulator, translating into METPKFKILIVDSGRITRKVIVSEFADPEFQVVETASLNESAMFAWSEKFDLITLGIYFQDGTGFDLCKRIRTEKINDEPFASFDTRIIFVTSEYNDANRIKAHDAGANGFLEKNSNLISFRETLAIILKDLKSERQNAVERFKFSKDSDPKISLLVDDSELNLVLFRRLLESRGIKVQTAISGEHALRLLSENPNQYGVLLTDMYMPNMDGDQLCKKIQGIPGLSELRLGIVTASNEAELARTKIPPGVKILTKPYDPDQIMKFINPN; encoded by the coding sequence GTGGAAACGCCCAAATTTAAAATCTTGATCGTCGATTCCGGGAGAATTACACGCAAAGTGATCGTATCCGAATTTGCGGATCCGGAATTTCAAGTCGTTGAAACGGCAAGTTTAAACGAATCGGCAATGTTCGCATGGTCCGAAAAATTCGACCTTATTACTCTCGGTATATATTTTCAAGACGGGACCGGCTTCGACCTCTGTAAAAGAATTCGTACGGAAAAAATAAACGATGAACCGTTTGCATCTTTTGATACTAGAATTATTTTCGTAACCTCCGAATATAACGATGCAAATCGAATCAAGGCGCATGATGCAGGTGCTAACGGATTTTTAGAAAAAAACTCGAATTTAATTTCCTTTAGAGAAACTCTCGCAATCATTTTAAAAGATTTAAAGTCCGAACGGCAAAATGCGGTCGAACGATTCAAATTTTCGAAAGACTCTGATCCGAAAATCTCGTTATTAGTCGATGATTCGGAATTAAATTTAGTTCTTTTTAGAAGATTATTGGAATCCCGCGGTATCAAAGTACAGACAGCGATTTCGGGAGAACATGCCCTTCGTTTACTGTCCGAAAATCCGAATCAATACGGAGTTCTTTTAACGGATATGTATATGCCGAACATGGATGGGGACCAACTATGTAAAAAGATACAGGGGATTCCGGGACTTTCAGAGTTACGCCTGGGAATCGTAACAGCTTCTAACGAAGCGGAACTTGCTAGAACTAAAATACCTCCGGGCGTAAAAATTCTTACGAAACCTTACGACCCGGATCAAATAATGAAGTTTATAAACCCTAATTAG